In Saccharomyces eubayanus strain FM1318 chromosome X, whole genome shotgun sequence, the genomic window AATAGAGTCCAGCTCAGAGGGCCTTGCTTGCATAGACTTCTTCCTCATTTTATATAAACCCAAAGACTGTAAGCTGGATACATAGAACAGGCCAGCTGTCATACCTTGTTGTAACTCATCATGTGGTGTAGTTAAGTATAAATTTGTGTCGCCGGAAAATGTATCCTTCAGCAAATTAGCTGTTATTGGCCTCGATAGATATTCATTTAATAAAAACGAGTTTCTAGATATGATATGGTTGTCCACAGTTGAAGGATCGCCTATTTTCTCTATAATATTATCCATAACCTGCTTCAAGGTGGTTTTTGACGAGGAAAGGTAAggatttttgttttgatacTGCAATTTAATAAGGTAAGTACCTAGGGGTAAAGAATGAATCTTTTCCATCTCTACAGCTTTTGTTTCATGCAGGTCAGGACTGAAATTATCACTGGCTATGGTGTAGTGATATCTACACCATAGTATTTGTTTCAACTGTAAAAATGAGTCGTTATTAATGAATTGACACAATAGTTTCTCAGATAAAGCTAAAAAGTTGCCATTTGATGCGTCacaaaaatggaaatgTCCAAAAAGGGTATGCAAAGACCAAATTAGTTCAGTGGTCTCAATACCCTGATCAGTAGGCGTCTTTATGCTGGCCTGAATATTATAGTAATAGAGAATTAAAGTTGATAAATCTATTATGATGTCCTTCATTTTTCCagatgattttgaagctcttttgaaaaatgactTATTTGAAGTTTCAGTAACTGCCGAACTTTCATAAAATAGAACtgtataaaagaaaaaaaatgtcttcaataatttatCAAACATACAGTCCTCTAACGTAAAATCACTATTTTCCCACCTATTCacattcaaaattttatttaacTTACTGGAAAAATAACCAATTGCTGTCAAAACTGTTAATAACATTTGCTGCCTTGCATGAGGGTTCGATTCCCTGTAAAAAGACGATTTTAACGCGCCCTTCATGAAGTCAAGGACATGAAAATAAATCCTTTGCGCGTCTTGTATACTAGATTTTTTAACATATGATGAGAAGAGAACGCCCCACAGCCTGATTTTCAGTAGAAATGGCGAATTCGAAATGAATGACACCATCTCCTCATCGATAACTTGTTGCTTGGTTGAAGGATATAATATATGCAAAAGAACACGCTCTAGAGTCTCCAAATGATTTTCCGAATGACTATCAGAGGTTGTATCTTCAGAAATATCTTCAACTGTTATGTtctgtattatttttattttccttttttgtGATTGAACTGTATTCAAGTTCAAAGCAGGTATGTGCCGATAATTTGGATAAGCAACGTCTAGACAAGAGTCCAAATCTTTTATAGTCTTCTCCAAAGATGTTAAAGTTTCGGAAAGCCTGTTATCAACGATATCACAGGTATACTGCAAAAAACAGTAATGAGTCCATTGAAAGTGGACGTACAATTCTGTATCTTTTTCCTCGGCAATTTGTTCTAGTAACGCATGCCAAGAccttattcttttctccACCTTATTTCTTTGACTTTTTAAGTCCGCTGACTTGTGTCCTTGAATCCGTTTGTTTGTAATTTCTTCCACAATATTTCCTAAATGATTTACTAGCAGTTCGTAAACCGACAAGGCCAAATACTTGCATtgcttttggtttttgttgatgaaagaaaagatattcAACTCAATTCCAAAAACGAACCATAAAACTGTCTTTAGAAGCTGGGGTTCCCAAAGGTAATCAATCACGAGACGTCTTTGGTTTCCCTCATCATAGGTCCCAAGCAGTTTGAATAGTAATTTTAAACGTACTtcatgaaaatgaagactACCCCCGTTCACTTCAGATACAAAGGATTTGATGTGATCCGAATCCAAGTCACTCAAATATCTAGGAAAACCTTCCTTGTTATCAAATGCATTCGACTTCAGGAGAGCATTTAGTTGAAACAAttcttcgttttcgttAGAGCCGCTAGATAAATAGTCATTCTGGTTGAAAATGTCGGTATATCTACTGTTCCAAGATTTCAAACATTCATAAAAGTCAGTGTATGGAataaatttatcaaatggGCTACCATCAGAGCCAATGACGAATTTGGAGGCAAATGTATCGAAATCATAAAATGAGTTTATTTGTATATACGACAGCAATGTATTGAATTCAGTAAAGAATCTTTTATGAACGTCCATGACAAGCTCTTTTGAGTTGTCATGTTCCCTCTCTTTGAAACGCTTACTACTTCTTTGAAGAGGCTTTGTCGTATCCAAATGTTCATCAGGCCTCTTATTAGGTCTGGATTCCTCACTAACTTTGGTTTCTAAGGGCACTGAATTGTCGCTTTTATTCTCCACTTGCGTTGTCTCTTCATCTTGCTCTTCATCTTGTTgctcttcatctttttctaaGGACGGGGTATTATTGATTGATTCCGATAAATCAAATTTAATGGCTTCAATGGGCTCTTCAACTTCGTTATAAGGGTCCATATTTCTGCCGATGAGAGACGATGTCTTAACACTAGGGAGTAGATTTTTTAAAGCTTTCGCCACTTCATCCCAAGATTCTTCATTCAATGTGACATTGAATACatccagttttttcattatctcttcatcttcccTTTTCATCTCAGAAATTTTAGAGAGGATTGGCCCAAAAGCCAGACCTTCTGGTGCAATGCCCTTATACTTATCCATATGATATCTCTCAAAGATCGTCTTATCCGATAAATCGGGAACCAGTAATGTATTTGTAAGGTCTATGTAGTTATTCATCATTTGAGTCAAATCACTTAATATAAATTTGCGATGACGACCTAGTAAGAGCGAAAGGTTCTCCTCTTTCGTAAATTCATACTCTGAGATTAACCGTTCCAATTTGGCGCTATTAAAACCTCTGAAGATGCGAACCAGCAAATTCGTAACTGAAAAATCGGCGTCACTGTGCTGAATGGATTCAACCAAATTCTCAACCGCTTTTAGAACGCAATTAACCAAGTCCTGTGAATTCAGATTTTCATAATTACTTTCCAAATATAAATGATAATACATCCCTCTATTCCTGTAACATAAATATCGCAGATTATCCAATGTGGGAGAGGAATTACGGTACACGCCCCATCTATCAGGCTTGACAACatcaatttggaaaagcTCTTGGAATTTGTTATCcgatttttgaaaatctcTGTTCTTAAGATCGATTAGGGCATCCTGCAGAATATTGAAGCTTTGCTCGATTTGTAGCTCTCTTGAATGCTCCTCTGCCTCGTATTGCTCACCGTCGATGTTTGAATTGAGAGCATTGAACATAGACATGGCTCCCTTTACCTAGACTCTGCTATAGTTTCAAAACCTGAAATCGCTCTTTCTTAACTGTCGTCCTGCTCTCTGTTGTTGTAAGCTCATACCCatttaaagaatattttggaatAAAGGATTTCGCGATGGCGACTATAATAATAAGCTAGTGAAAAtaagatgaaaaaagagacaagaagaagaaaaaaagaaacaaatgcACGAACGATGGTTCAGTATGTGGTGGAGTGGTTACCAAGGATTAACAGAATTGCTGTAGTAGTAGAGGGCTGGGAACGGGTTCAAATAGAGAGTGTTGAAGGAACATTTCTCAGCATACTTGGAGATGATGGGCAAAGAGAAGATATCTCACTCCCGGTggaagttgaagaaaacgtTAATTTACCGTATGAATTTGAGAAGGGACGTAATGATTTAGAGTACATCGTGAAAATAAGGAGCAAGTCCTCAGAAAAGTATGATAATTTAATCATGTCGCTCCCAGATGGTAAATGGACGAAAGAAGATCTCTGTCTAGATCCTGAATTCTCAATAGAATGCCTTCAATGTaagcaaaaaattatcaataaAGACAACTGTCGCGTTCTTAATAACATGCCTTCCGAGTTTTGGATGGAGCTTATGGATTATTGGCATTGTCATAAGCCAGATGTGGGGGAAACCAAATTTGGTTCTTATTCACAGTATGAAACGCTGAAACCATCAGAAAATGAGATTCTAATCGGAAATTCTTTCTTCCAAGGTACTCCAGCGACACTCAAGAATGCTGTGCTTGAAAAAGACAGTAATATGCTTCTATGCAAAAATTGCTCAGTAGTTCTGGGCCAGACAACGGCTGGCCCACTTTATAAGCTGTACAAATGGAAATTGCGTTTGCGACGTAATGGAATGACTTATCACTTCCCTCCAGAACTTGACGTTATGCTGTCTTTAATAAGTGTTGTCAAGGCC contains:
- the HIR3 gene encoding Hir3p encodes the protein MSMFNALNSNIDGEQYEAEEHSRELQIEQSFNILQDALIDLKNRDFQKSDNKFQELFQIDVVKPDRWGVYRNSSPTLDNLRYLCYRNRGMYYHLYLESNYENLNSQDLVNCVLKAVENLVESIQHSDADFSVTNLLVRIFRGFNSAKLERLISEYEFTKEENLSLLLGRHRKFILSDLTQMMNNYIDLTNTLLVPDLSDKTIFERYHMDKYKGIAPEGLAFGPILSKISEMKREDEEIMKKLDVFNVTLNEESWDEVAKALKNLLPSVKTSSLIGRNMDPYNEVEEPIEAIKFDLSESINNTPSLEKDEEQQDEEQDEETTQVENKSDNSVPLETKVSEESRPNKRPDEHLDTTKPLQRSSKRFKEREHDNSKELVMDVHKRFFTEFNTLLSYIQINSFYDFDTFASKFVIGSDGSPFDKFIPYTDFYECLKSWNSRYTDIFNQNDYLSSGSNENEELFQLNALLKSNAFDNKEGFPRYLSDLDSDHIKSFVSEVNGGSLHFHEVRLKLLFKLLGTYDEGNQRRLVIDYLWEPQLLKTVLWFVFGIELNIFSFINKNQKQCKYLALSVYELLVNHLGNIVEEITNKRIQGHKSADLKSQRNKVEKRIRSWHALLEQIAEEKDTELYVHFQWTHYCFLQYTCDIVDNRLSETLTSLEKTIKDLDSCLDVAYPNYRHIPALNLNTVQSQKRKIKIIQNITVEDISEDTTSDSHSENHLETLERVLLHILYPSTKQQVIDEEMVSFISNSPFLLKIRLWGVLFSSYVKKSSIQDAQRIYFHVLDFMKGALKSSFYRESNPHARQQMLLTVLTAIGYFSSKLNKILNVNRWENSDFTLEDCMFDKLLKTFFFFYTVLFYESSAVTETSNKSFFKRASKSSGKMKDIIIDLSTLILYYYNIQASIKTPTDQGIETTELIWSLHTLFGHFHFCDASNGNFLALSEKLLCQFINNDSFLQLKQILWCRYHYTIASDNFSPDLHETKAVEMEKIHSLPLGTYLIKLQYQNKNPYLSSSKTTLKQVMDNIIEKIGDPSTVDNHIISRNSFLLNEYLSRPITANLLKDTFSGDTNLYLTTPHDELQQGMTAGLFYVSSLQSLGLYKMRKKSMQARPSELDSIIRMLKNDIIYNTNRFESWILLGKCYTYTVEDDLIWTSDKITVPEKKEIIALTQRKAILCYSMAVSIYYSKPNRTSDDKKIILKALDDLGSMLISGYYKPMSKLCYSWKSNVENTMRLSETGEVIMEKTKKITTISDFNIEQSIFLCFNRGCSLSTSAKLEDDTFVLNWFSFYSLAKFFFKTDDGNNCKLISNYILKSCQIAHESSPVKDPIIEPHYLLVNSCYKWIKQGIINVNEALALLSKDNQFFQEQEEFWVNDEGLAGDYQKKVFFDKIMKLLHHLLSVDKKKWQHRPRYRVARILFDDFGDVDGALKEMDSLISAKSVNKNLVNIWKPDFERPGKHFIYTYQYLVLYLDLLFAMKDFNTTGLVIKKLRRFGSGTVNINELLERAISVYTQSAKIKLQLQDKSYVEQILPTLDYQDFLKISEQLNQIFDQSKHPEEIVSGLKLAFQLKKGHSGIAFDSVCLGIYFEYLYYPLAQQNQSPANDNEENTPIPSSAGSIASKGTPDSTSKSSAVKKRVTKKEVFDRIKLLVDKIT
- the IPA1 gene encoding putative polyadenylation protein, which translates into the protein MKKETRRRKKETNARTMVQYVVEWLPRINRIAVVVEGWERVQIESVEGTFLSILGDDGQREDISLPVEVEENVNLPYEFEKGRNDLEYIVKIRSKSSEKYDNLIMSLPDGKWTKEDLCLDPEFSIECLQCKQKIINKDNCRVLNNMPSEFWMELMDYWHCHKPDVGETKFGSYSQYETLKPSENEILIGNSFFQGTPATLKNAVLEKDSNMLLCKNCSVVLGQTTAGPLYKLYKWKLRLRRNGMTYHFPPELDVMLSLISVVKANSCRYALLKSGGKRLLVWIFSFDLGVTLTGNKQLERSMKLLYTDNDATTNHCLERQNAEELDIQETTFHAFYDGLQRVNALLPSNMKVMGEWSISYVSLVE